One genomic window of Sphingobacterium oryzagri includes the following:
- a CDS encoding Na+/H+ antiporter subunit C — protein sequence MELLLVLVIGLLYAAGVYLILRRSMVKLLLGIILLGNGTNILIFLLGKITKGTPPVIDEAYKVFQDIYADPIPQALILTAIVISFALTSFAIVLLKRVYALVDSDDLDDLNTPEEEDL from the coding sequence ATGGAGTTACTCTTAGTCTTAGTAATTGGTTTATTATATGCTGCCGGCGTGTACCTGATTCTTCGCCGAAGTATGGTCAAACTTTTATTGGGTATTATCTTGCTCGGAAACGGCACGAATATTTTGATATTCTTACTGGGAAAAATCACGAAAGGCACGCCGCCTGTTATCGACGAAGCGTACAAGGTATTTCAGGATATCTATGCCGATCCGATACCACAAGCATTAATTTTAACGGCAATCGTGATCAGCTTTGCACTTACGTCTTTTGCCATCGTCCTGTTAAAAAGGGTATACGCGCTGGTAGACTCGGATGATCTTGACGACTTAAACACTCCAGAAGAAGAAGATTTATGA
- a CDS encoding HTH domain-containing protein — MQLFKHIDRINLLDKLIRQKRTGTPNELARRLGLSVSRVYSLIDDLKDRGAPICYSRQLGSYFYDLEYSIKITVDITSLDDNKIYNISGGQKIFSNFYFPTVFIE, encoded by the coding sequence ATGCAGCTATTTAAACACATTGATCGAATTAATTTATTAGATAAATTAATTCGACAGAAGCGGACAGGAACACCGAACGAATTGGCAAGACGTCTGGGCTTGTCTGTATCCAGAGTTTACAGTCTGATTGACGATTTAAAGGATCGTGGTGCGCCTATTTGTTATTCCAGACAACTGGGAAGCTATTTTTACGACTTGGAGTATTCAATTAAGATTACGGTTGACATTACATCTTTAGATGACAATAAAATTTACAATATCTCCGGAGGTCAAAAAATATTTTCAAATTTTTACTTCCCTACTGTTTTTATAGAGTGA
- a CDS encoding transposase, with product MDTRGISGYVEEIYAMDISAVEISTITEKVIPAIKEWRNRPLESIYLFLFLDCMHYKFKDNGSIQTCALYNILG from the coding sequence ATGGATACACGGGGAATCTCAGGCTATGTAGAGGAGATTTATGCCATGGACATATCTGCTGTGGAGATTTCCACTATTACTGAAAAGGTCATCCCAGCTATTAAGGAATGGCGGAACCGTCCTCTTGAATCAATATATCTGTTTCTTTTTCTTGATTGTATGCATTATAAATTTAAAGACAATGGCAGCATCCAGACTTGCGCATTATACAATATACTTGGGTAA
- a CDS encoding TolC family protein encodes MIRYLILLIYNFAYAVCDAQEAKYWTLEDCVNHAIEKNIEIKRQQIEVDIEGAEMRIAKNDRLPSVYGYSNAYAVFGRSQDIFGTIQRNDNLNSNMGVTTEIMLYNFGLLKNQVKRSWTKKQLAALEKNIMERELTIRVVQTYLEVLLKQSILQTQDSSVAYAESLHARAQRTTQVGSTSQSELYEAKATLARAQQDRTTANVEVERSKLALAQLMLLEDHTTLLVSSDAINHAFKLPDLLSAEDAYSASYNIHPLLKQINRALDLNQIERQIVKAEWYPHITGSATFGSTFFNRFASQEVSNFFVQTVENFAQQVAVTASFPIFNKGQTKQRLKKLDLSQASLRLDEELHKRDIRQEIQKILFDFRSNQIQYSNAQTVLKNTEKAMEFAKKSYEAGRSSIYEYNDSRNNFIKAQNALLEARYSAVFSYRMLLYQTTGDYQYQ; translated from the coding sequence ATGATTAGGTACCTAATATTGCTTATTTACAATTTTGCTTACGCTGTATGTGATGCTCAAGAGGCTAAATATTGGACTTTGGAGGATTGTGTGAATCATGCTATCGAAAAAAACATAGAAATTAAGCGCCAGCAAATTGAAGTTGATATTGAAGGCGCGGAAATGCGTATAGCGAAAAATGATCGTTTGCCGTCTGTATACGGCTATTCAAATGCATACGCTGTTTTCGGTCGTTCACAAGACATATTTGGCACTATACAACGCAATGACAATCTAAATAGCAATATGGGGGTTACGACTGAAATTATGTTATATAATTTCGGTTTACTGAAAAATCAAGTCAAAAGGAGCTGGACAAAAAAACAGCTAGCAGCATTAGAGAAAAATATAATGGAGCGTGAGTTAACTATCCGAGTGGTACAAACGTACCTAGAGGTGCTATTAAAGCAATCGATCTTACAAACTCAAGACTCTTCCGTAGCGTATGCCGAATCGCTACATGCTAGAGCGCAGCGGACAACACAGGTCGGCAGTACGTCACAAAGCGAACTGTATGAAGCAAAGGCTACGCTAGCGAGGGCGCAACAAGATCGAACTACCGCAAACGTAGAAGTCGAGCGTTCAAAGCTAGCGCTAGCACAGCTTATGCTTTTGGAGGATCATACGACGTTGCTTGTGTCTTCCGATGCGATTAATCACGCTTTTAAATTACCTGATTTACTTTCCGCCGAAGATGCCTATTCTGCTTCCTATAACATTCATCCGCTCCTTAAACAGATTAATAGGGCGCTAGACCTGAATCAAATAGAAAGACAAATAGTTAAAGCAGAGTGGTATCCGCACATAACAGGTTCAGCTACTTTTGGAAGTACTTTTTTCAATCGGTTTGCTTCACAAGAGGTGTCCAACTTTTTTGTTCAAACTGTTGAAAACTTCGCTCAACAGGTAGCTGTCACTGCCAGCTTCCCCATTTTCAATAAAGGTCAAACAAAACAGCGATTAAAAAAACTCGATTTATCGCAAGCTAGCTTGCGATTGGATGAAGAACTGCATAAGCGAGACATAAGGCAAGAAATACAAAAGATATTATTCGACTTTAGAAGTAATCAAATCCAATATAGCAATGCGCAAACAGTATTAAAAAACACGGAGAAAGCAATGGAGTTTGCCAAAAAGAGTTATGAAGCCGGACGTAGCAGCATTTACGAATACAACGATAGTCGAAATAATTTTATTAAGGCTCAAAATGCACTTTTAGAAGCTCGATATAGCGCAGTTTTTAGTTATAGGATGCTGCTGTATCAAACGACAGGCGATTATCAATATCAATAG
- a CDS encoding putative monovalent cation/H+ antiporter subunit A yields the protein MLFTVLTGLITSSLLIPFGKLIKTKWSFLLPLIPVVLFLFYLGHVPRVASGTNFVQHLDWVPTLGINLDFRLDGLSLLFALLITGVGTAIFFYGKSYLKGHPYFDRFFAYLLLFMSAMLGVVLSNNILTLFIFWELTSISSFFLIGFNNDNNDSRNSALTALSITGLGGFFLLAGLILVGNVAGTFVISELFEKQALLTAHPLYPLMVGLIFIGAFTKSAQFPFHFWLPGAMKAPTPVSAYLHSATMVKAGIYLLARFTPILGNTELWHTTLMIVGGFTMLFAAVHALFRIDLKGILAYSTISALGILTFLLGVGTDKALIAASVFILVHALYKATLFMVTGIIDHETHSRDITVLSGLRKVMMPVFIAALLAAFSSAGLPSTFGFIGKDLIYEATLNYQENWVIWLTALAVLTNIALVASGFMAGIKPFLGKLPQRFEKVHLPAPSMWIPPLLLAILGLVFGLVPGVIGDLFNRQAANAIFQADTGMHLAIYHGLNLVLLLSVVTLASGTVVYFINKPSLQKLQAVERLNSIAPQRIFTKIAGGIMQASDWYTRTFHNGYLRSYHIKIIIFAELLLAYKLWLSGPLHIDLEKLTPLTWYEVGFVAMLLGALYIIVTTRSRLTSVVSTSVIGYCICLMFVFYSAPDLAMTQFTIDTLTTVLFVLVLYKLPSFINMTSRWVLVRDAIVALGFGVILSLIALKVLQEPNTTEISNFYGENAYLLAKGKNVVNTILVDFRGIDTMFETVVLSIAAIGVYSLIRLRLKSSEKE from the coding sequence ATGCTATTTACTGTCTTAACAGGACTAATAACATCGAGCCTTCTCATTCCTTTTGGCAAGCTCATCAAAACAAAATGGAGTTTTTTGCTACCATTGATACCTGTCGTACTTTTTTTATTTTATCTGGGCCATGTTCCGCGCGTAGCTTCGGGAACTAACTTCGTGCAACACCTCGATTGGGTACCCACATTGGGCATCAATCTGGATTTCAGGCTTGACGGGCTTTCGCTTCTTTTTGCCCTGCTGATTACCGGCGTAGGAACGGCAATTTTCTTCTATGGAAAAAGCTACCTCAAAGGCCATCCTTATTTTGACCGGTTCTTTGCTTACCTCCTCCTTTTTATGAGCGCGATGCTGGGCGTGGTTCTATCAAACAATATTTTGACATTGTTTATTTTTTGGGAGCTCACCAGTATTAGTTCGTTCTTTTTGATTGGCTTTAACAACGACAACAACGATTCGCGAAATAGCGCGCTTACTGCGCTAAGCATTACTGGTCTTGGCGGCTTTTTTCTTCTTGCGGGATTGATTTTGGTCGGAAACGTTGCTGGCACGTTTGTTATCAGCGAACTTTTTGAAAAGCAAGCACTGTTGACGGCGCACCCGTTGTATCCGCTCATGGTTGGACTTATATTTATCGGAGCATTTACCAAATCTGCACAGTTTCCTTTTCATTTTTGGCTGCCCGGCGCGATGAAAGCGCCTACACCCGTATCAGCTTATCTTCACTCCGCCACCATGGTGAAAGCTGGCATTTATCTACTGGCTCGCTTTACGCCGATTTTAGGTAATACCGAACTTTGGCATACTACGCTCATGATCGTGGGCGGATTTACCATGCTCTTTGCAGCGGTACACGCGCTGTTTCGTATTGACTTAAAAGGTATTCTGGCTTACTCCACGATTTCTGCATTGGGTATTTTGACTTTCTTGCTTGGCGTCGGCACCGACAAAGCGCTCATCGCGGCCAGTGTATTTATCTTAGTGCACGCACTTTATAAAGCAACGCTGTTTATGGTGACGGGTATTATTGATCACGAGACCCATAGTCGCGACATTACAGTATTGAGTGGCTTACGAAAAGTGATGATGCCTGTATTTATCGCCGCACTGCTTGCCGCTTTTTCGAGCGCCGGACTGCCATCGACTTTTGGCTTTATCGGGAAGGATTTAATATACGAAGCGACGTTAAACTACCAAGAAAACTGGGTAATTTGGCTAACGGCATTAGCCGTTTTAACAAATATAGCGTTGGTCGCTTCTGGTTTTATGGCCGGAATCAAGCCTTTTCTGGGAAAATTACCGCAGCGTTTTGAGAAAGTCCATTTACCTGCTCCATCGATGTGGATCCCGCCCTTGCTACTCGCTATTTTAGGTCTTGTCTTCGGTCTTGTTCCAGGCGTTATTGGTGATTTATTTAATCGCCAAGCTGCCAATGCGATTTTTCAAGCTGATACGGGCATGCACCTCGCTATTTATCATGGATTGAACCTGGTGCTTTTACTGAGTGTTGTTACTCTTGCATCAGGAACGGTCGTCTACTTCATAAACAAACCAAGTTTGCAAAAATTGCAAGCCGTAGAACGGCTAAACAGCATCGCACCGCAACGTATTTTTACGAAAATCGCCGGCGGCATCATGCAGGCATCCGACTGGTACACGCGCACGTTTCATAATGGTTATCTGCGATCGTATCATATCAAGATTATTATTTTTGCAGAATTGCTATTGGCGTATAAGCTTTGGTTGAGCGGGCCGCTGCATATCGACTTGGAGAAACTGACGCCTTTAACTTGGTATGAAGTTGGTTTTGTGGCTATGCTGTTAGGCGCACTTTATATTATTGTCACGACACGTTCGCGCCTTACGTCGGTTGTTTCAACCAGTGTAATTGGCTATTGCATCTGTTTAATGTTTGTCTTTTACAGTGCGCCCGATTTGGCGATGACTCAGTTTACGATCGATACGCTCACTACCGTTTTATTCGTTTTGGTACTTTATAAACTCCCCAGCTTTATCAATATGACCAGCCGTTGGGTTTTGGTACGCGATGCCATTGTCGCACTCGGGTTTGGTGTTATCCTCTCGTTGATTGCACTCAAAGTGTTGCAAGAACCTAATACGACCGAAATCAGTAATTTTTATGGCGAAAATGCTTACTTATTGGCGAAAGGTAAAAATGTGGTAAACACTATTCTCGTAGATTTCAGGGGTATTGATACGATGTTTGAAACGGTGGTACTCTCGATTGCGGCAATTGGCGTATACAGCCTGATTAGACTACGCTTGAAATCGTCTGAGAAAGAATAA
- a CDS encoding CPBP family intramembrane glutamic endopeptidase, protein MQTSRIKILHFFVGFCLSASLVATLLIVASKSSPTYQLQEYHLIAISLKAICVAILEELAFRHYLYKILRNFFKQYHSVIIGSLIFALLHLGNSNVTSIAILSHFVGGLVYSVAYIRTNNLSLPIGLHFGWNVMQQLFSVPMSGLPQNGPIAITLKKNELMLGGGYGIEGGLYSIFLRIAMIALIGLIFKKRAQE, encoded by the coding sequence ATGCAGACTTCACGTATAAAAATATTGCATTTTTTCGTAGGATTTTGCTTATCAGCATCGCTTGTTGCGACCTTGCTAATTGTAGCATCAAAATCATCCCCTACCTATCAATTGCAGGAATACCATTTAATTGCTATTAGTTTAAAAGCCATTTGTGTCGCTATCTTGGAAGAACTAGCTTTTAGACACTACCTGTACAAGATACTAAGAAATTTTTTCAAACAATATCACTCGGTTATCATCGGTAGCCTCATTTTTGCGCTATTGCATCTAGGTAATTCCAACGTCACATCCATTGCTATATTGTCTCATTTCGTCGGTGGATTAGTATATAGCGTGGCTTACATCAGAACAAACAACCTTTCCTTACCCATAGGGTTACATTTCGGATGGAATGTGATGCAACAGCTGTTTTCAGTTCCCATGAGTGGTCTTCCACAAAATGGGCCTATTGCTATCACGCTAAAAAAAAATGAGCTGATGCTGGGTGGAGGTTATGGTATTGAAGGTGGACTTTATAGTATTTTTTTGAGAATCGCTATGATTGCTTTGATCGGTTTGATTTTTAAGAAACGAGCACAGGAATAA
- a CDS encoding transposase, producing the protein MRIIQYTWVNLDSQKELINIHLSENEGARFWLSVRKNLKQGGVEYVFIACLDGLKGFPDAIGAVYPKLVIYNSVRYLFIILEIIAKLIQLSSHKLVLMGYFLPHFSSNSSWFTTIAFLPYSLT; encoded by the coding sequence TTGCGCATTATACAATATACTTGGGTAAATCTTGATAGTCAGAAAGAACTGATCAATATCCATCTTTCAGAAAATGAAGGAGCCAGGTTCTGGCTTTCGGTACGGAAGAATCTGAAACAGGGGGGCGTAGAATATGTCTTTATTGCCTGCCTCGACGGTTTAAAGGGCTTTCCCGATGCTATTGGAGCTGTGTATCCCAAATTAGTCATATATAATAGTGTTAGGTACCTATTCATCATACTCGAGATAATTGCGAAATTGATCCAATTATCCAGCCATAAATTAGTGCTAATGGGATATTTCTTGCCGCATTTCTCTTCAAACAGCAGTTGGTTTACAACAATCGCGTTTTTACCTTATTCTTTGACGTAG
- a CDS encoding proton-conducting transporter membrane subunit, with translation MIDNHILAPIFVQLFTAVVQLMFWRKTLTQRFLSVGGSVIGLLVAIRLFNRVYQDGILTMNAANWDAPFGIVFVADLLSVTLILLTAIASISVSIFSSVGLSRQRMLYGYFPIFHFLIMGLNGAFLTGDIFNLYVYFEVIIISSFVLMTLGGRKAQLEGAVKYMALNILASMFFLTGIGILYGITGTLNMADLAQKIQTVQNTTLVGITSCFFIIGFGIKSAVFPLYYWLPSSYHTPPSAVAATFGGLLTKVGIYALMRVLSLIFIPDDFTRTLLMVIAVLTIVTGAFGALIKTNVRRLFSYLIVCHIGFMVGGIAMFSKIALMGAVFYLIHDILVKTNMFLIAGLIRQLRGTMDMEKLGGLYRDYPKISLLIAVVLFSLVGIPPLSGFWPKIFLFQAAFEQSQYFFVGALIIGSFVTLYVIANMWAQVFWKNPPQEEIIDDRFAPMQPYKKLLMVLPIAILGIATLFIGLNAEAVVKVTDKIATQLMDNTAYIEAVLGNKTNAL, from the coding sequence ATGATAGACAACCATATTTTAGCACCTATTTTTGTGCAATTATTTACGGCTGTGGTTCAGCTCATGTTTTGGCGTAAAACGCTTACGCAACGTTTTCTGAGCGTGGGTGGCAGTGTTATCGGGCTGTTGGTCGCTATCCGGCTTTTCAATCGCGTGTATCAAGATGGTATCCTCACGATGAATGCTGCAAATTGGGACGCACCGTTTGGTATTGTGTTTGTTGCCGACCTGCTTAGTGTGACGTTAATATTGCTCACCGCTATTGCGTCTATATCGGTTTCCATCTTTTCATCCGTTGGCCTCAGCAGGCAGCGGATGCTTTACGGCTATTTTCCGATTTTTCATTTCCTCATCATGGGCCTGAATGGCGCATTTCTGACCGGTGATATTTTTAATCTTTACGTTTATTTTGAGGTTATCATTATCTCATCTTTTGTCTTGATGACGTTGGGTGGACGAAAAGCCCAGCTGGAAGGCGCTGTGAAATATATGGCGTTGAATATTCTGGCCTCCATGTTTTTTCTGACCGGTATCGGTATTTTGTACGGAATTACTGGTACGCTCAATATGGCAGACTTAGCGCAGAAGATTCAAACTGTACAAAATACGACGCTCGTCGGCATTACCTCGTGTTTTTTTATTATAGGTTTTGGTATTAAGTCGGCCGTATTTCCGCTTTATTATTGGCTGCCTTCTTCTTACCATACGCCCCCGTCTGCCGTTGCAGCTACCTTTGGCGGATTACTAACCAAAGTTGGAATTTATGCGTTGATGCGTGTGCTGAGTTTAATCTTCATTCCAGATGATTTCACGCGCACACTGCTGATGGTTATTGCAGTCCTCACCATTGTGACCGGAGCCTTTGGCGCCTTAATAAAAACAAACGTAAGACGACTATTTTCTTACTTGATTGTTTGCCATATCGGTTTTATGGTTGGTGGGATAGCCATGTTTAGCAAAATTGCACTGATGGGCGCCGTGTTCTATCTGATCCACGATATCTTGGTAAAAACCAATATGTTTTTAATCGCTGGACTAATCAGACAGCTCCGCGGAACCATGGACATGGAAAAATTAGGTGGTCTTTATCGTGATTATCCAAAAATATCGCTGCTAATTGCGGTGGTCTTATTTTCTTTGGTGGGTATCCCACCACTCTCCGGATTTTGGCCCAAAATTTTCCTTTTCCAGGCAGCATTTGAACAAAGTCAATATTTCTTTGTCGGAGCGCTGATCATCGGCAGCTTCGTCACGCTTTATGTTATTGCGAATATGTGGGCGCAGGTCTTTTGGAAAAATCCGCCGCAAGAAGAAATCATAGACGATCGCTTTGCACCAATGCAGCCCTATAAAAAACTCTTGATGGTTTTGCCGATCGCTATTTTGGGCATAGCAACATTGTTCATTGGACTAAATGCCGAAGCTGTGGTGAAAGTAACCGACAAGATCGCAACACAATTAATGGATAACACGGCATACATCGAAGCCGTGTTAGGAAACAAAACAAATGCGTTATGA
- a CDS encoding Na+/H+ antiporter subunit B: MKSAILQTATRYLLPILLLFSFFLLLRGHYYPGGGFVGGLVAAIAFVLHSFANGTASTMKILRYKPLSLIPIGLAISTLSVVAPLLIGLPPMTGLWFEEPIPVIGMIGSALFFDLGVYLVVIGVVLTILFTISLDE; encoded by the coding sequence ATGAAAAGTGCTATATTACAAACAGCAACACGGTATTTACTACCCATCTTGCTTTTATTTTCATTTTTTCTACTGCTCCGCGGGCATTATTATCCGGGCGGTGGATTCGTTGGCGGACTCGTAGCAGCGATCGCTTTTGTGTTGCACAGCTTTGCTAACGGCACGGCCAGCACCATGAAAATTTTGCGCTATAAACCGCTATCGCTTATTCCTATCGGATTAGCAATCTCGACACTGAGCGTTGTGGCGCCGCTGTTAATCGGCTTACCGCCGATGACAGGATTGTGGTTTGAAGAGCCCATCCCGGTTATCGGAATGATAGGATCGGCTTTATTTTTCGATCTGGGCGTTTACCTCGTCGTTATCGGTGTTGTTTTAACCATTTTGTTCACCATATCCTTAGACGAATAA